The Oryza sativa Japonica Group chromosome 11, ASM3414082v1 DNA window gggctcaatagcgtgttcgttcagaagccggatcgagttgtgtcgcgactccgcccaaatcgattgtttatcaatacctatcggaagatcgggacctaacatcCCTCATCACAACAggttgaaaataataaaataattaaattacCATATATTTTGTGTTCTCAAGCCAAGTCGCGTTATGATGATGTCTATTAGCAAAGACTATAATATTTGAATATCCTATGACGAATTTTGTCTATCCTAAAGCATAATATATACAAATTATCTGATAAACTATTTGTTTGATAATCCAGAAGAAGAAAGATAGAGAAAGGAAGGTTTCACCATCATCATTCTAGAAGGAACCAAATCCATCATCCAAGCAAAAGAATGAACCACATTAGACTTCCATAGACTAAACATCTGTGAACCCAAGTGGtattttggtttatttttttatagaaaattggAGAATTGCGGATAAACATGTGTGTTAACTAATATGAGGTTTGCGAAATATGTTCTGAAAACTATTATGAATGGATATCCTATGGGGGAGATCATCACATTTGAATGGCATgtgaggaagaaagaaaagagggagagagatgaggtGGGCCATGCAAACAAGGGCTATCCGGCCTCCATTGACCGACCTGACTCGGTGCAACCTATTCAAAGATGGCGTCCTAAAAGTTTGGTTTAGAGACTTGCGCAACTTGGCCCAACTCAGCAATAGTGGTCGGGCTGACCTAGAGTGAGCGACGAGACGTGTGGTACATGGAGCGGTTCACAGAAGAAGCCGAACTAGATCAAGCAGCTGCATCCTGTTGGCACTTGCAATAATGATATGGATCAAGGTTGCTATGGATTGAAGGGCACATGGGTCCAGCTTATGGTGATGCGATGTACTACCTCTATCTAAAAATAATAGTTTTTGAAGATGAATGTAGATAAATGCATGTTAAGATTTATCTctagaaattgattttttttcttggatggAGAAAGTAGACTCTACTCTATTGAGACGGACCACACATGATCATCTGCAGTGTGCCAGTGTGTCTTGGTTCGACGCAAAGGATCCCTGACAGTGCGGCTCTTGGTCCTAAGACATGAAGGAACTATCTTAGCACAGTGGTTTTTGGCTTGGtgcatatactacctccgtcctaaaaaaattaGACGTTCTCCCGTCCAACTAATATCCTAGAAAAAATATCATCATAGCCGTAATCAAAGAAGTGGCCCACTTTCAGAAATGGACAGGCACTCCTAGGCGCCGAAGCACATCCTCCATAGGCTAATTTAAATGTTTAAACTATGGTACTGATTGTTTTCTCATGTGTAATTTTTATGGCCATGGCTCCAATGTGCTTATGCAAATCCCACATGGCAGTCAAGGTGTGGTTCATTTACTATTTAACTACAATCTCTATTATTCTTGGGTTCTTCTAAAGTGCGTGCACAGTAGTGATGAATCAAATTAATGAGGGTAAATTGGTCAGTTTTAGTAGACATTAATCTAGGTGAGAAACCTTAAAATGACATGTTTTAGGGGACAGAGAAagtatatatttgtttggtTGAACTTCACACTTTGCCACTTGTAGTATGATGTGTTTGTTTCCTACCATAactatgggcctgtttggtacagctccaactcctaaatttagctccaggagttaggtctggagtggagctgtgaagctgcctaaacctagctccacaactctagttcattttgtgagagagctccacccagctccactcccaattttggtggagctgaaactgtttggctgagctgcAGCTCCAGCTCTGTGCATAGGTCTAAATTGAGAAAAACCAGTGCACACCGCACAGAATAGTACTATCAGTAATCCAAGCCGTGCTTTTACATCCAACGGCCCAAAAGAGACACCCAAACCCACCAACACCAACACcacacgccggcggcggcagcggcggcgacccaaaaaccctcctcccctctccctcgctgcgtCCTCCACTCTTCTGCTCTAGCTCGAGCTCGacctcctcctcatccgccATGGGCGACGACATCGACGCGAGGTACGAGGTCCCCCGCACGGCGGAGTTCATCCGCGCCCGCGCCTACACCAGGGTCGCGCTCCAGGTAATcccgctcccgcgccgcctcGATCCGGTTCCTCTTTCTTCGCGATGATCTTTTTGGTTGTTCGGGGTTCTTGGCTCACTTGGAGGGGGGGTTTTCCTCTTCTTGGCTGTAAAGTTCCCGGACGAGATGCTcagggacgcggcggcggtggcgcaggcGCTGCGGCGGGAGCTAGGCGGCGGTGGGGTAAAGCTGTTCGTGATGGCCGACACGGCGTACAACTCGTGCTGCGTCGACGAGGTGGGCGCGTCCCACATCGATGCCCAGTGCGTCGTCCACTACGGCCACGCCTGCATGAGCCCGTGagccctccccccccccccccccccccccattacCCTTCCTCGCCTCTAGATTGGAGCTAGCTTTCAGTTGGATGCACATATGTTGGGTTTGTGGAGATTTTAGTCTCTGTTTTGGGGCTTGTAAAGAACACTGATAGAAATGTGAATCCATATCACAGATTACTTCCGTAGGGGAATCCGTTATCCCAAATTATTACTTTCGGAGTGGTATTTCGAATTCTTAGTTGATCTGGTGACTAAAGTAGAGGCATTTTCAGCTCAAAATTTAGGAGGGAACTATTGGTGAttaattgaaagttttttttttcatatgtttgTCAGTTCTGCAatcccaccatttttttccaCTGCTTGTTTGAAGCTGTTCTCTGTTGCTATTAATGCTCCAGTGCACCGCACTAACACTCTGTTCCCACTGATGATAAGAAATTTGAATGCAGAACATCCAATTTGCCTGCTTTCTTCGTGTTTGGGAAAACACCATTGGATACCGATGCTTGTGGCCGCTCATTGTTGGAGTGCTCGAGAGAAAGTGATAAACGCATCCTGGTATGGTAAACCTATTTCTAATGTTCTGAAAATTATGCTTCAATTCATGGAATAAGCTATAACTCTGATTTGTTATTACCAAAGTACAGCCAAATTATGGCATTACGCTTTAATTTTTCCTCTACACtataaaatcaaatcaaatgtaccaaaaaaaaaatctcctttGATTTCAAttatcgtgaaaaaaaaaagttaaaaatcaTAGGGTAGTTCTTCatacatcatcttcaattttcaTGGATTCAAATATTTAGAAGTGAGTGCACTATATTGGTAGTCTTAAAAGCAACCTCAATTGGATCATGAATGAGAACTTGTCGTTTTATCATTTATGCAGTGGACACGAATTCGATATAGACCTACAGTAGCTCCTGCTTGTGTCTCATGTTGTCTACCTGTCAGTATGTTGTGTAGACAGtgatggttaattaattagctatatCTACTGGATGTTATCCTATTTCCAAGTAATTGGTTAGGGTTTTATATTTGTACTTCTcagtattgttttttttattgagcATTTGACTCATCGACTGTTACTATTTGCATATTTGACCATGAAATAGCTAATGTAAGATGTGTATGGCTAGAAATTTTTATCTTCATTAATTTACTTTTAATAGTCTATGATACTCTTGTCAAACAGGTTTTTTATGGATTAGAGTATGCACATGCATTGGATGATCTTAAAGCAGTAGTTGCGGAATTATACAAATCACATTCTCGCAGTGTTGAAGTTCAGTATGCAGATGTTCTCTGTTCAGTTATGAGCCCAAGCTCTGCTGCAGAAGTGGAACACGGTCAATCCGATGGAAGCACTCATAGTGATGATTTATCTATACAAAGTGATGTAGCGACATTTGTGAATAATTGTTGCAACGTGGAAGGATCCACACGCAAGTATAGCCTTGGAGGACTAACATGGTCTACATCCATAGATGATAATATGGAGGACTATTTGTTATATTGGATAGGACAAGATAACTCAGCATTTGCCAACATTGTGCTTACCTTCAATAAATGTGATATAGGTTCGTTATCTTTTCAATAGCCAGTGGggaaattatttgaatttgtgTTAGTCATGTTTTCCTTCTATTGTAGTTTGCCTCTAGAATCTATTTTGGTTTTCGTAAGATAAGTACGAACCATTAGTTGGACAATATGAAGTACTACATGGCATACATCTTGCTTTGGAAGTTATTGTATTCTCATTTGGCTTTAAATATCTCTATCCTTAACGTTTAGTTATCATGTAACTTCCAGTCAATGCTTTATATTGTAAATGTAGCTATTCTAATTCCCTTCTTCATATGAATGATCTGACAGGAGGTACAATCCGTCCAGTGTCATGTCATAACATAATTGCTTTAAAGCAGAGACCTTTATAATGAAATGCATTCTAATATTAAtgaacatttttaattttattatgcaGTTAGGTATGATACAGTAGCAAATCAACCATCAAGGGATGTCTCTCATCTGATGAAAATACTTAGGCGCAGGTCATCTTATGCAGCATATATAATACTTTATTTTTGCGTGAaatgaaagattttttttttgtcattgtagcattatttacaaaatagtTTGTATATGCAGATATTACCTTGTGGAGAAGGCGAAGGATGCAAATATTGTTGGCATTTTGGTGGGGACCCTGGGTGTTGGTATGTATTCCTTTGGCgtgttttattttttgattTGTTTCCCATTGTAAAGTACACATAGGAACTGTTGACCCTATTAAATCTGTCAAGTTACGAATTAACAAACCCCATTCAAAATTTGCCAGCAGTTCAGCACTATGCAATGTTGTATTGGAGAAAGAAAGGGGGACACTACAATTGCAGATAACAGTGCTTGATTAATATGTCACTCAGTCAGAATAGTCTTTTCCTTTACTCAATCCTTGTGCTGAGGCTAAATTAACACCCCTAAGAAAATTAAATGGAGTATGTTGCTAATCACAAGATTATTAATCGTTATGCTATGTTAGGTTGTTGAGCTAGAAAATATAGGCTGGGCTTGTCTCTACCTTGTGAAATTGAGGTGTTATTTGAATGGTGAAAAAAAAGGTTATTTGTGGGCTCTAAATTTCTACTACATTTGAAGTTTACTTTGGTCAACCTGGTCGAAGACCAAGGTTGATTCAACTGGATTTGAAGTAGTTCCACACATGACCTATGTAGGAACCATCCAATTACTTCGATGTTGGTTCTACCTGTTTTAAGTAAATTGTGCTCACGGTACAACAACTTGGTGAGTGGGT harbors:
- the LOC4350247 gene encoding uncharacterized protein: MGDDIDARYEVPRTAEFIRARAYTRVALQFPDEMLRDAAAVAQALRRELGGGGVKLFVMADTAYNSCCVDEVGASHIDAQCVVHYGHACMSPTSNLPAFFVFGKTPLDTDACGRSLLECSRESDKRILVFYGLEYAHALDDLKAVVAELYKSHSRSVEVQYADVLCSVMSPSSAAEVEHGQSDGSTHSDDLSIQSDVATFVNNCCNVEGSTRKYSLGGLTWSTSIDDNMEDYLLYWIGQDNSAFANIVLTFNKCDIVRYDTVANQPSRDVSHLMKILRRRYYLVEKAKDANIVGILVGTLGVAGYLHIIEQMKDLIKAAGKKSYTLVMGRPNSAKLANFPECEVFVYVSCAQTALLDSKDFLAPVITPFEAVLAFSRGREWTGEYLLDFKDLITTDKPEISSTTEEARFSFIKGGYVEDNCLEDNEEQPETSLALAEVTEKALSIKNQNNDAVLYQGGAKSAIDYLKARSYRGLTGEYEGPAPDSVLTGRTGRAAGYNNEKKEITQ